The following coding sequences are from one Granulicella arctica window:
- a CDS encoding helix-turn-helix transcriptional regulator encodes MIHNRISVLRAERAISRQTLAREIGVNPQTVGFLERGDYIPSLELVFRLSHFFSLPIEAIFSTEPFRPLSEQLYSQTKKEA; translated from the coding sequence ATGATCCACAATCGCATCTCTGTCCTCCGAGCCGAACGTGCCATCAGTCGGCAAACGCTCGCCCGCGAGATCGGCGTCAATCCCCAGACCGTCGGCTTCCTCGAGCGCGGCGACTACATCCCCTCGCTCGAACTGGTCTTTCGCCTCAGTCACTTCTTTTCCCTCCCCATCGAAGCCATCTTCTCCACCGAACCCTTCCGTCCCTTGAGCGAACAGCTCTACTCCCAGACCAAGAAGGAGGCATAA
- a CDS encoding DUF3309 family protein: MLIILIVLILVFGFGGYRMGPGLGYYGGGGLSLILLIVLVLLLLRVI; encoded by the coding sequence ATGCTAATCATTCTCATCGTTCTCATTCTGGTGTTCGGATTTGGCGGCTATCGCATGGGACCTGGACTCGGCTACTACGGCGGCGGCGGCCTCAGCCTCATCCTCCTCATCGTTCTTGTCCTGCTCCTGCTCCGAGTCATCTAG
- a CDS encoding UBP-type zinc finger domain-containing protein, whose protein sequence is MPLCEHLKHSHYQAPTTDVCHECVQLGDDWVHLRTCLTCSHVGCCDSSKNKHATKHAHHTHHPVIASAQPGERWLYCYPDDQMAE, encoded by the coding sequence ATGCCCCTCTGCGAACACCTCAAGCACAGCCACTACCAAGCCCCCACTACCGATGTCTGCCACGAATGCGTCCAGCTAGGCGACGATTGGGTCCACCTCCGCACCTGCCTCACCTGCTCCCACGTCGGCTGTTGCGACTCCTCCAAGAACAAACACGCCACCAAACATGCCCACCACACCCACCACCCCGTCATCGCCTCCGCCCAGCCCGGCGAACGCTGGCTCTATTGCTACCCAGACGACCAAATGGCCGAATAG
- a CDS encoding HI0074 family nucleotidyltransferase substrate-binding subunit translates to MDSLDVTPLASAIRQFGSALEEYGREPERTLLRDGLIQRFEFTYSLCERMLRRFLEAASGGGEDVDAMSFPALIRTASEKGLLLHGWDRWSEFRRARNKTSHTYSEAAAVEVLEQLPAFLTEAQYLLERLS, encoded by the coding sequence ATGGATAGTCTTGACGTTACACCGCTTGCGAGCGCGATTCGCCAGTTTGGCAGTGCCCTGGAGGAGTATGGCCGGGAGCCGGAGCGGACGCTGCTGCGCGATGGGCTGATCCAGAGGTTCGAGTTTACGTACAGTCTCTGTGAGAGGATGCTGCGGAGGTTTCTGGAAGCGGCCTCGGGTGGTGGAGAGGATGTGGATGCGATGAGTTTTCCGGCGCTGATTCGGACGGCTAGCGAGAAGGGATTGCTCTTGCACGGGTGGGATCGGTGGAGTGAGTTTCGCAGGGCTCGGAATAAGACGAGCCATACGTACAGCGAGGCGGCGGCGGTGGAGGTGCTGGAGCAGCTACCGGCGTTTCTTACTGAGGCTCAGTATCTGCTGGAGAGGTTGTCATGA
- a CDS encoding tyrosine-type recombinase/integrase, producing the protein MPDKRSEFERLAEEFLAMIANERGASAHTVRAYVREVRSFAAFLEKTLGKDAAIGSVEHLHIRGYLGVLYERGLTKASAARALAAVRSWFKWLAKEGKVAQNPALLVSTPKLPKHLPRVPSVEEVNRVLNSLDGAGPRDAEEEAAWPERERVIFELLYGCGIRNSELVGLDMSSVRWRDDAVLVRGKGKKERLVPLGDEAALALKEYLPGREAKLMAAGKGLLVHDGPLLTNLRMRGDCRLTTRSVGRIVKAIARSRGLAEDVHPHTLRHAFGTHMLEEGADLRAIQEMLGHERLSTTQRYTQLTVGQVQRVYDETHPRAKS; encoded by the coding sequence ATGCCGGATAAGCGGAGCGAATTTGAGCGGCTTGCCGAGGAGTTTCTGGCGATGATCGCCAATGAGCGCGGGGCGAGCGCGCATACGGTGCGGGCGTATGTGCGGGAGGTGCGGAGCTTTGCGGCTTTTCTTGAGAAGACGCTGGGGAAGGATGCGGCGATCGGGTCGGTGGAGCATCTGCATATTCGCGGATATCTTGGCGTGTTGTATGAGCGGGGGTTGACGAAGGCGAGTGCGGCGCGGGCGCTGGCGGCGGTGCGGAGCTGGTTCAAGTGGCTGGCGAAGGAGGGGAAGGTGGCGCAGAATCCGGCGCTGCTGGTGAGTACGCCGAAGCTGCCGAAGCATCTGCCACGGGTGCCGAGTGTGGAGGAGGTGAACCGGGTACTGAACTCGCTGGACGGGGCTGGACCGCGTGATGCCGAAGAAGAGGCGGCGTGGCCGGAGCGGGAGCGGGTGATCTTCGAGCTGCTGTATGGGTGCGGGATTCGGAACTCGGAGCTGGTGGGGCTAGATATGAGCAGCGTGCGGTGGCGCGACGATGCGGTGCTGGTGCGGGGCAAGGGGAAGAAGGAGCGGCTGGTTCCGCTGGGGGATGAGGCGGCGCTGGCGCTGAAGGAGTATCTGCCGGGACGTGAGGCGAAGCTGATGGCGGCGGGTAAGGGCTTGCTGGTGCACGATGGGCCGCTGCTGACGAATCTGCGGATGCGTGGTGACTGCCGGCTGACGACGCGGAGTGTAGGGCGGATCGTGAAGGCGATTGCGCGATCGCGGGGGCTGGCGGAGGATGTGCATCCGCATACGCTGCGGCATGCGTTCGGGACGCACATGCTGGAGGAGGGCGCGGATCTGCGGGCGATTCAGGAGATGCTGGGGCATGAGCGGCTGTCGACGACGCAGCGGTATACGCAGTTGACGGTGGGGCAGGTGCAGCGGGTGTACGACGAGACGCATCCGCGGGCGAAGTCGTAG
- the ffh gene encoding signal recognition particle protein: MFENLSDKLQRSFKTLRGQGTITDDNIAEALREIRLALLESDVNLAVVTDLVEHIRTRALGTQVTTALSPSEQIVKIVHDELVNLLGKDTARFQKSSQPPSVILMAGLQGSGKTTTSGKLAQWLKKAGHRPMLVSVDVYRPAAREQLAIVARTISAQLYEGKLTDGEANTDSVLRLAKEAKREAASFGCDILIVDTAGRNQIDAALMDEMAALKKQLNPSEILFVADAMTGQDAVNSAKAFNDLLTITGAILTKMDGDARGGAALSIRHVTGAPIKFLGTGEKPDAFEPFHPDRIVSRIMGMGDIATLLERAEEKLDRGKAEQFAKKALSGDGFSLDDFRDQLRQIKKMGSMQSILKMLPSVGPFAGMAQAAENVDEKQFTRVESIINSMTDKERKDHEIINGNRRKRIARGSGTTVQDVNNLLRQYAQMRKMFKTIGGGGGIKAQQRMMSQMQAKQRFGR, encoded by the coding sequence ATGTTTGAGAATCTCAGCGACAAACTCCAGCGCTCCTTCAAAACACTCCGCGGCCAGGGCACCATCACCGACGACAACATCGCCGAGGCCCTCCGCGAGATCCGCCTCGCCCTCCTCGAGTCCGACGTGAACCTAGCCGTCGTCACCGATCTCGTCGAGCACATCCGCACCCGAGCCCTCGGAACCCAGGTCACCACCGCCCTGTCGCCCTCCGAGCAGATCGTCAAGATCGTCCACGACGAGCTCGTCAACCTCCTCGGCAAAGACACCGCCCGCTTCCAGAAGTCCTCCCAGCCGCCCAGCGTCATCCTCATGGCCGGCCTCCAAGGCTCCGGTAAGACGACCACCTCCGGCAAGCTAGCCCAGTGGCTCAAAAAAGCCGGCCACCGCCCCATGCTCGTCTCCGTCGACGTCTACCGTCCCGCCGCCCGCGAGCAGCTCGCCATCGTCGCCCGCACCATCTCCGCCCAGCTCTACGAGGGCAAGCTCACCGACGGCGAAGCCAACACCGACTCCGTCCTCCGCCTCGCCAAAGAGGCCAAACGCGAAGCCGCCTCCTTCGGCTGCGACATCCTCATCGTCGACACCGCCGGCCGCAACCAGATCGACGCCGCCCTCATGGACGAGATGGCCGCGCTCAAAAAGCAGCTCAACCCCTCCGAGATCCTCTTCGTCGCCGACGCCATGACCGGCCAGGACGCCGTCAACTCCGCCAAGGCCTTCAACGACCTCCTCACCATCACCGGAGCCATCCTCACCAAGATGGACGGAGACGCCCGCGGCGGCGCCGCCCTCTCCATCCGCCACGTCACCGGAGCTCCCATCAAGTTCCTCGGCACCGGCGAAAAACCCGACGCCTTCGAGCCCTTCCACCCCGACCGCATCGTCTCCCGCATCATGGGCATGGGCGACATCGCCACCCTCCTCGAACGCGCCGAAGAGAAACTCGACCGCGGCAAAGCCGAGCAGTTCGCCAAAAAGGCCCTCTCCGGCGACGGCTTCTCCCTCGACGACTTCCGCGACCAGCTCCGCCAGATCAAGAAGATGGGCTCTATGCAGTCCATCCTCAAGATGCTCCCCTCTGTCGGCCCCTTCGCCGGCATGGCCCAGGCCGCCGAGAACGTCGACGAGAAGCAGTTCACCCGCGTCGAATCCATCATCAACTCGATGACCGACAAAGAGCGCAAGGACCACGAGATCATCAACGGCAACCGCCGCAAACGCATCGCCCGCGGCTCCGGCACCACCGTCCAGGACGTCAACAACCTACTCCGCCAATACGCCCAAATGCGCAAGATGTTCAAAACCATAGGCGGAGGCGGAGGCATCAAAGCCCAACAACGCATGATGAGCCAAATGCAAGCCAAACAACGCTTCGGCAGATAG
- a CDS encoding type II toxin-antitoxin system Phd/YefM family antitoxin has product MIDITKDIQPLTTFRNHSVEFMQQLKTTQRPIILTVNGKPEAVVQDAASYQRLLDIAAKADAREGIRQGLEDLKNGRTRPAKEVFDELRKKHRIPR; this is encoded by the coding sequence ATGATCGACATCACCAAAGACATCCAGCCCCTCACCACCTTCCGCAACCACTCCGTCGAATTCATGCAGCAGCTCAAGACCACCCAACGCCCCATCATCCTCACCGTCAACGGCAAACCCGAAGCCGTCGTCCAGGACGCAGCCAGCTATCAGCGCCTTTTAGACATCGCCGCCAAAGCAGACGCCCGCGAAGGCATCCGTCAGGGCCTCGAAGATTTGAAAAACGGTCGCACCCGTCCAGCAAAAGAGGTATTCGATGAGCTCCGCAAAAAGCATCGCATACCGCGTTGA
- a CDS encoding GNAT family N-acetyltransferase, which produces MNFELRVATTADVAGIVELIRASVRGLQGEYTEAQREAALATVFTVDSQLIADGTYFVALSGETLAGCGGWSYRKTLYGGDRQVERIEAEQLDPSVDAAKIRAIFVDPAFARMGLGSLLLKTAEDAAAAAGFRRLEMGSTLAGVALYTLKGYRRVEEIQVPVADGLKIAVVRMEKTV; this is translated from the coding sequence ATGAACTTTGAATTGAGAGTGGCTACGACGGCGGATGTGGCGGGGATCGTGGAGTTGATCCGAGCTTCGGTGCGTGGATTGCAGGGTGAGTACACGGAGGCGCAGCGGGAGGCTGCATTGGCGACGGTGTTTACCGTGGACAGCCAGTTGATCGCGGACGGGACATACTTTGTGGCGCTGTCGGGAGAGACGCTTGCGGGGTGTGGTGGATGGAGCTATCGGAAGACGCTGTATGGCGGGGATCGTCAAGTGGAACGGATTGAAGCGGAGCAGCTCGATCCGTCGGTGGATGCGGCGAAGATACGGGCGATCTTCGTGGATCCTGCGTTTGCTCGGATGGGGCTGGGAAGCCTGTTGCTGAAGACTGCTGAGGATGCTGCTGCGGCAGCGGGGTTTCGGAGGCTGGAGATGGGGAGCACGCTGGCTGGGGTTGCGCTTTATACGCTAAAAGGATATCGACGTGTGGAGGAGATTCAGGTTCCGGTGGCGGATGGACTGAAGATTGCTGTTGTGCGGATGGAGAAGACGGTCTGA
- a CDS encoding DUF4238 domain-containing protein, translated as MSTIIPQADSEINSVRTDVITRNNHYVPRLYLKHFASESGYLYRYRILVPSPTVADWKRVNIGGVGYQSHLYTRALSHGDSDEIEQWLNRDFETPAASSICKAINDERLEKEDYRLLVRFLAAQIVRTPAFMIENLPRWQNQAEKQLQELSQIVRERLERAHATGEVIESEPASNAEYYPLRVTREPSLDGKSVLLKTETVVGRGTWIYAMRHLLTNTLDRLSDHKWVILSAENDLPWFTTDDPVVRLNFRNSSDYDFKGGWGVPKTNIFLPLSPKHLLFTQVGEKTYQRGEVLPRHQAIMLRRMIAEHAHRYIFSPSKDSTIPHHRPRVVDAQAVRNESEQWQRWHEQQSVAERELAG; from the coding sequence ATGTCCACTATCATCCCGCAAGCGGACTCTGAAATAAATAGCGTACGAACCGATGTAATCACGCGGAACAATCATTACGTACCGCGTCTTTATCTCAAACATTTTGCCTCAGAATCCGGCTATCTCTACCGATATCGAATTTTGGTTCCGAGCCCAACCGTGGCTGATTGGAAGCGAGTAAATATTGGCGGCGTAGGTTATCAGTCGCATTTATACACGCGCGCCCTCTCTCATGGAGATTCGGACGAGATTGAACAGTGGTTGAATCGGGATTTTGAAACGCCTGCAGCGAGCAGCATCTGTAAAGCCATTAATGATGAGCGACTCGAAAAAGAGGACTATCGCTTGCTCGTACGATTCTTAGCTGCCCAGATCGTTCGAACACCGGCTTTTATGATAGAAAATCTTCCACGGTGGCAAAACCAGGCGGAGAAGCAGCTCCAAGAACTTTCGCAGATAGTGAGAGAAAGATTGGAACGAGCGCATGCGACTGGCGAAGTTATTGAAAGCGAGCCTGCGTCAAACGCCGAATACTATCCATTGCGCGTTACTAGGGAACCCTCCCTAGATGGAAAATCAGTATTGCTTAAGACTGAAACCGTCGTTGGGCGAGGAACGTGGATCTATGCGATGCGTCACCTACTCACAAACACGCTCGACCGGCTGTCAGATCACAAGTGGGTAATCCTTTCGGCGGAAAATGACTTACCTTGGTTTACTACTGACGACCCAGTAGTCAGATTGAACTTTCGCAATTCATCCGACTACGACTTCAAGGGTGGATGGGGCGTCCCGAAGACCAACATCTTCTTGCCGCTTAGTCCAAAGCATTTACTCTTCACCCAGGTAGGTGAAAAAACATACCAACGCGGTGAAGTTCTTCCTCGGCATCAGGCAATCATGCTTCGAAGAATGATTGCCGAACACGCTCATCGCTACATTTTCTCTCCTAGCAAAGACTCAACCATCCCACATCACAGACCACGCGTTGTCGATGCTCAAGCCGTGAGAAATGAAAGCGAACAATGGCAAAGATGGCACGAACAACAAAGCGTCGCCGAACGAGAATTGGCTGGGTAA
- a CDS encoding type II toxin-antitoxin system RelE/ParE family toxin, translating to MSSAKSIAYRVELAERAVLDLESIYFEIDAENSPSALRWYNGLEEIVFSLDRLPDRGARTEEDRRLRQLLYGNKPHIYRIIYSIGRTAKRVTVIHIRHGARDSFQ from the coding sequence ATGAGCTCCGCAAAAAGCATCGCATACCGCGTTGAGCTCGCCGAGCGCGCCGTCCTCGATCTTGAATCAATTTATTTCGAGATCGATGCCGAAAACTCTCCTTCAGCCTTACGCTGGTACAACGGACTTGAAGAGATCGTCTTCAGTCTCGATCGTCTACCAGATCGAGGCGCTCGTACCGAGGAAGACCGTCGGCTTCGCCAGCTTCTCTACGGCAATAAACCCCACATCTACCGCATCATTTACTCCATCGGCCGCACGGCGAAACGGGTAACCGTCATCCACATTCGCCACGGCGCACGAGACAGCTTCCAGTAA
- a CDS encoding tyrosine recombinase, protein MPQVEQLTGNALVVREYMAYLRVEKGMRPASCEAYRRDLEQFAEHVEGRDGLLVTAVQADVSGFMQGLRGHAVESRSIARKLSCLRGFYRWLLMDKRIGHDPTVNIETPASWKILPKSLAEGEVAEMLERTAVAARAADADGLALRDHAILEMLYAGGLRVGEICALQVEDLHLDQARAQVRGKGDKERIVPLGERAVAALERYLAMGRPGLVRGGAVQRKLFLSVRGHALTRQWVWEMVRGVAKMGGVKASPHTLRHSCATHMVEHGADLRSVQTLLGHADIATTQVYTHVALGHLKAVHRLHHPRGRRREAAVQDAG, encoded by the coding sequence ATGCCTCAAGTGGAGCAGTTAACGGGGAACGCGCTGGTCGTGCGGGAGTATATGGCGTACCTGCGGGTGGAGAAGGGGATGCGTCCGGCGTCGTGTGAGGCGTATCGGCGGGACCTGGAGCAGTTCGCGGAGCATGTCGAGGGGCGGGATGGGCTGCTGGTGACGGCGGTGCAGGCGGATGTGAGCGGGTTTATGCAGGGGCTGCGCGGGCATGCGGTGGAGTCGCGGTCGATTGCGCGGAAGTTGAGCTGTCTGCGTGGGTTTTACCGCTGGCTGCTGATGGATAAGCGGATCGGGCATGATCCGACGGTGAATATCGAGACGCCGGCTAGCTGGAAGATTCTGCCGAAGTCGCTGGCTGAGGGCGAGGTGGCGGAGATGCTGGAGCGGACGGCGGTCGCTGCTCGTGCGGCGGATGCGGATGGGCTGGCGCTGCGGGATCACGCGATTTTGGAGATGTTGTATGCCGGGGGGCTGCGGGTGGGGGAGATCTGCGCGTTGCAGGTGGAGGATTTGCATCTGGATCAGGCGCGGGCGCAGGTTCGCGGCAAGGGCGACAAGGAGCGGATTGTGCCGCTGGGTGAGCGCGCGGTGGCGGCGCTGGAGCGGTATCTGGCGATGGGCCGGCCGGGGTTGGTGCGTGGGGGTGCGGTCCAGCGGAAGCTGTTCTTGAGTGTGCGCGGGCATGCGCTGACGCGGCAGTGGGTTTGGGAGATGGTGCGGGGCGTGGCGAAGATGGGCGGGGTGAAGGCTAGTCCGCATACGCTGCGGCATAGCTGCGCGACGCATATGGTGGAGCATGGGGCGGACCTGCGCAGTGTGCAGACGCTGCTGGGGCACGCGGATATTGCGACGACGCAGGTGTATACGCATGTGGCGCTGGGGCATCTGAAGGCGGTGCATCGGCTGCATCATCCGCGGGGAAGACGGCGCGAGGCGGCGGTGCAGGATGCCGGATAA
- a CDS encoding nucleotidyltransferase family protein: protein MSQMVSPLPERVHGLYLAPSEWEIVGKILRKHVLGRRVWAFGSRATGMRLKRYSDLDLAVEGSLTLKEESGLADDFDESALPMKVDVVGLEQVEVGFRERIVGDFVVVQAGGVGLKGG from the coding sequence ATGAGCCAGATGGTGAGTCCGCTGCCGGAGCGGGTTCATGGGCTGTATCTTGCGCCGTCTGAGTGGGAGATTGTTGGGAAGATTTTGCGGAAGCATGTGCTGGGGCGGCGGGTGTGGGCTTTTGGTTCGCGGGCTACGGGGATGCGGTTGAAGCGGTATTCCGATCTGGATCTTGCCGTGGAGGGTTCGTTGACGCTGAAGGAGGAGAGCGGATTGGCGGATGATTTTGACGAGTCGGCTTTGCCGATGAAGGTGGATGTGGTGGGGTTGGAGCAGGTGGAGGTGGGGTTTCGTGAGCGGATTGTGGGAGATTTTGTGGTCGTGCAGGCGGGCGGCGTTGGCCTGAAAGGCGGATGA